TTTCTTAAAGTAGAAGTCATTTCAGTAATAATTGTAGCACCCTACCAAATTAATTTGATGGTTTCtttattacatttacatttatacagAAGGTTAAAATAGTGATTGGGTACTTGGAATCTAAAAGTTTTAAGTGTATTTTGGTAACACTGTGTTTTGGATTTCAGTGGCACCAGGATGGGAACGGGAACCACCTATTCAGGGTGTTACTGAAATCTGTTTCTCACGTTTTTAGAGGCTTCGTGATGGAGTGATCAGAGACATTGAAAGGCAAAAtcggaaaaaagaaaacattcgtCTTTTGGGAGAACAGATTATTCTGACTGAGCAACTTgaagcagaaagagagaagatggTGTTGGCAAAAGGATCTCAAAAAACATGACTTGAAATGAATGTGAAATATCGATGGAACAGACAacgttgagtgtgtgtgtgtgtgtgagtgagtgttgGTGAACAGCTTAGTGAAATCTTCAGCTTTTTTTTGGTCACTTATCCTTTTAAACTTGATCAAAAAATAGGACAGTGGATCATATATTCTAAACAGTTGTTTTAAGAGCCCCTGAGTAAAGATGGGCACATGCTCTTCTGAAGCAGTTGTGGGATCCTGCTAGGAGCCCTTCAAGCTCGGTGTCCAGAGCTGAGGATTGTCCCCAAGGAGCACTCTGGACCTGCAGAAGGAGGGATGGAGAGTAACATCCACCTGAGCAGCTTGATCAGCCGGCACGATGACGAAGCCACGAGAACGTCAACCTCggaagggctggaggagggcgaGGTGGAGGGGGAGACGCTCTTGATTGTTGAATCGGAGGACCAAGCGTCCGTGGACTTGTCCCATGACCAGAGCGGGGATTCGCTCAACAGTGACGAAGGAGATGTGTCGTGGATGGAGGAGCAGCTGTCCTACTTCTGTGACAAGTGTCAGAAGTGGATCCCGGCCAGTAAGGAGCTTCTCAATTCCTTTGCTTTGTCAGTTCCTATGTGTAGGTTTGTTTTTCCAACCTGTGAAAGAAACACGAATGTAAAATAGAcctaaataaaaagataactgtTACATCTATTGTTAGTTTAGTTGATAAACtgcaaaattatataaaacagaCACATTTGTACTGCTAAATATTACTGCCAACCTCCATTACCTTGTTAAATTAACATTCTTGATTGTAAcccaataaaattagaaaattggaAATCTTGTGTTACTTAAAGAATTAGCCACATTATTCTATCACGATAACGTTATTGTGGATTTGGGGCCAAATTCTAGGCCCAGCATAGAACTGAAGGTCAGGCTCATAAGAATGACCCTGGTGATACTTAACTCACAGGGAAAATGACTGCAAGGTATGCTGATGTAAGGTCGGAATTAGCAGCTGACAGTGCTTTGTGCCCTAGGGCCGTTCCTGTTCGCTGCTTGCTGCCTCCTTCATCTGCAGGCAGTAGTTACACACACGCGTGCTCTCCTGACAGCGCAGTTCTTCACCTCAGTCTCTTCCGCTGTCAGCTTCCAGCTCTCAGGGCACCAGGACTCTTACCCAACAGGATTTTCCCATTAAGCAGAGACTAGTAAAGACATATGTACTAGAGGGATATTTTGTGTAATAGAATTTGTAACTAGGTCAGAGAAATTTAcgtgtgtgtacgtatgtatgtattaCTGTGAAGTGGGTCGTTTTCAGGTATGTAGGGATGTTTTTAAGATGGATTCAACTCTTCAGATTAACAGTTACTTTAATAAATGAATACCAGTCACTTCTCAGCTAAGATCAAATGTAGTATCTATTCTTATCAGTTTAATACATTAATACTattttcacagaaaacaaacctaaaaTTTATTGCATGTGAGCTAGTTTTTGCTTCCGAGCTGTCTCTGCTTATAAATTCAGGGTTCTGCCTAAAAGTCTCAGTGgcttccccacatcctcacagCATACGTTTCACAGCACACTTCCTGAGGGCcctgctgcctctccagcctctccttAGTGTCCTCCTGTCCCCACGCATAGACACAACGTGGCTGCAGCACAGGTGAACTTATAATTCTCCACAAGTACTTCTCGTCCCTAGGACTTTGTGCATTTAAATGTTCTCTGGCCtccacactccccacccccattacaACACACAAGCACCTCTTTTCACCTGCCCATTCTAGCCATCCTTCCTGCCCCGTCACCCCACTTTCTCTAGCTCTGCTGTCTCCCTGCCCTGGTGGGCGCCTCTGTGTGCCCTCATGTTGCCCTGTGGCGCCCATCACGTTCCACTCCAGTGGTTTTCACGTCTCCcagagcatcagcatcacttgggaagTGTCCAAAATGCCCTGCTTCTAGAGGTTGATTTATTTCACGTGGGCTCAGCTCAGccatatttaaagcaaaaaacaacCCCCCACGGTGAGGAAGAGAACCCCTGTGCTGCTGGGACTACCTCCTTGCTCCTGTGCAGCCCACCCAGCATTTGTGAGCCTCTGGGAAGTGGCACCATGTCGTCTTGGGTGTTGTGTTTCCGGttcccagtgcctggctcagTGGGAGCTCTGAGATGTTTTGGAAGAATGTGGGAAGAGACCTGTAGGAGTCAGGGAAGTTAACAGTTGGGTAGCCAGTGAGAGCAATCCTACCTGCTTTTCCAGTGTCTCCCGAAAGTTAGGGAACAACAGATCTATCTCAGCCGCCATGCACTTGATGTTGGAAGAATACAAATCTTCTGtactgccttccccaccccatcctgccgTCTTGGgttggctggaaaaaaaaaaggaaaacagcctGGGAAACTTGGAATATGATGGATAAATTGAACCTTTGGGTTACCTCTGCTCTGGACAGACTTGTGAcgtgcctttttgtttttctcctaggTCAGCTGAGGGAACAGCTCAGTTACCTTAAGGGTGATAATTTTTTTAGGTTTACTTGTTCCGATTGCTCAGACGATGGCAAGGAGCAGTACGAGAGACTGAAGCTGACGTGGCAGCAAGTGAGTAAAAAGCCCTCCCCTGCGCTTCATGAGGCTGGTACCCCAGGAATGTATTGGGATGAGTGTCTAGAGAATGAGGAACTAAACGTAGGAGCTTTGGAGTTGTTTTGAGGGTCACtttatttcacagtgaaaatcaTACACGAATATGTGGAGAAAGGAGTTCTGGGTAAAAGTACCCACTGCTAACTTAGTGAATCGGGGGTGAGATTTTTGAGAATCTAACCCACACGGTTTCATTTATGTGTAATACCAAACTGATTTTAACTGAAGAGGTTCACATTTTTTCTTATAGctatttttagaaaactaaaaccattttttaaaatgtaaagatgttgaatcactgtgctgtacacctgacagTAACACAGTATTGTCAAGCAACcgtgcttcaatttaaaaaaaggaaagaaaagatggcCGCCCTGATCTCAACCAGCTGCGGCCTGAACAGCATCTTTTAACTGAttgttgtcttcatttttttggtttgtttttacagtgatatGTTATAACAAGGCACCAAATATACATGCAGTCTTTGAGTTCTAAGAATGTATGAATTAGACATTGCTCAtttggtttttatatttattctacaAAAATTGAGTGCATGTGATGAACCAGGCACTATTCCAGGCCTGGAAAGTAGAATCTGTTCAAGACCAGCTGATTCTCTTTCAGCTCTTTCTTCTTCAGGGGGAGCAGGacagcccagccccctgcccctggcagctGACATTCTAGACATTTATTTCAGACGGTaaacagacaaatgaacaagTTAATTGCCTCCAGCACTTCTtgctatgaaggaaataaacaggaTAATGAGTAAGAGATTTTAGATTATACCCTCTAAGCCACTTAAGGTGTTACATTGTAGCTGTGTGAGCAGCCTGGACTGTTACCTTAATCATCAGTGCTTTATTAGGGCATCTCCTAATGAAATCTGTCAGTGGCCAGTCGGGGAGCCTCTTTGGGCTTGCCTGAAAATGTGTAGGTAGGAAacaaagggggaaagaaagaaaatgcagggAAGTTTGTGCTGAGCATACAGTCTCATGAACATTataattgggatttttttttttcaaagtgtccATGGGATACTATGTCTCGGCAAGGTCAGACTGACATCCACAGATGTTTCTGACAGGTGCACCAAGGCagatttgcttttgcttttggccTGCAAGAAGCTTCTCATAAAGCTGTGAAATGGAAAAAGAGCAACTGTGTGTAACAGGGGTCTCTGCAGAGGttctttttcaaggaaaaacTGGCTTTTGATTATATTGCTAAGACTGTGCCCTGCTGGCTCAGTTTGCACATTTAATCAGGCCAGCATCACTcgattctcttctttttttttacttccaagAGACACACAGGTGGTGGGTAGCAAGTTCCCTGGGATGGTGACCTGTAAACTGGGGCCAGACACGTCTGGTCCGGGGAGGAGTGCTGACCGCGCTTTCTGGTCGCATCCATTTCCCCTTCAGCCTGTGTCTCGTGCAGGAGCTGGAAGTGGATCAGTTGGTCTTGAGTAGATTCTGTTGACGTCACATTCTAATTGGAATGTGggttttctatcattttaaatcTTAAACTTTGTTGATTTATCAAAGTAATAAGTAGGAATGTTCTTTTATGTTACAGAATACCAGCAGGAGAGAGGTGTGGTCTCCTGATTAAGAGACCCCTTTCTTCTCTGCCCTCCCTgtgtcttctcctcctccttggtGACTCAGGAACATCAGTTTGAAACGTAGGGGAAACTGTCGAGTGTTTGGGAAGGCTAGGTAGTCCGTACACTCTTGTCCTGGGCACTCACTACTTTTCCAGGTTGTCTTCAGCGGGTACTTGGGAGGTGCCCACCGGGCTGTGCCGGCCTGAGCGGGGGCTTGGGGAGGCGCCAGTCCACGAGGCCGGCCGGTtactgtgaccttgggctggcGGTGTGACAGCAGAAGACTAAACTGGGATTCATTCTTTAAGATTACAGGTTCCGGGAGAGGGGAAAACCATGTCCTTCCTGTACTGGGCTTGTAGTTTTCCCAGTCAATTGGGTGATAATAGGAGAAGTTATTTTCAAGTAAATATGtggattttaactttttaaagtcatgaaatatttcaaatatgaaaAAGCACCAGAAATGAAACATCACACTTGTGTCTGTACCACTGAGATGAATAGTGAACACATTTCTGAGTTACGGTAGGGTCTGAATGTGGGCAGAAGAGCCTGTTCCATCCTTTTCTTAAGGTATTTCTTTAACAGTagctttaaaaattgtagtaaaatatacataatctaaaagtttaccatcttaaccatttttaagcacaCAAGTCAGTGGCATTAACATCACattgttttgcaaccatcaccaccatccatctccaaacAGCCTCATCTCGAACTGAAATCCTGtgtccattaaacagtaactccccaggAACAGTAACTGTTCAAAGGGCCATGTTTGTTGGCTGATGTAGACCTGATGCAGAAGTAAGTGGAAGAATTTGCAAAGTCTGTTCATGGGACCAGTTGTTTGTCAGACCATCTGCAGGTTTTACAAGTTTAAGGAGGAGGGAGCTGAGACGGATAGCGGAAGCGTCAGAATTCCCCAGCGCCTTGAGGCTGTAGTTGTGGGCCCTCCTGTCGGAGCGGACCTCTGGGACCTGGTGCTGGGAACAGCGATGCTGGGGAGTGTGAACTTCAGTATAGACTCCTGACAGCTTTGGGAGGCTCCTTATAGGAAGAAGAATTATTTAAGGCTTCTTAGATTCTCTGTCCCCTTTTCAACTTCCTTGGCCTAAAATTAGTCATCATTTTTATCAGGTTGAAAACATGGTTGTGAATAACTTGTAGAGTTTCTTGTCCATTTACAATTACAAAATTGCATTTAGATGCAAAGAGAAATGTCTGAGAGGGCAGTcactgaaaatgttaaaaagggTTATTTCTTGATGGTggatttaaagtgatttttacttccttttccttctatCATTGAAGTCTTTTACGGTGAGCATGTGTTATTTATATTTCTGGAAAATAGTTCCCCATTTGGGGCCATGAATTCATTACCTGTAAAATACGAGATACGGGGTCTCTtgtggagctggggcaggggcttggggggggggcggtgtcCTGCTCTCAGAGGGTGGGCCGGGCAGCCAGGCCTTTCAGGTCCCTGCCCCTGAGTCTATGCTGATTGCGTCTCAGTAAAAGTTCCCACAGCTGAGAAAGGCTAAACTCAGAGTGGGTGGTGCCTCACATCATCTTCAGCTCTGAAATTCTGAGAGACTTTTCTTTCTGCCCTTTAAGGAGCTTAGAAAAGTGTATTTACAGGGATGATGTTCAGAATATTAAAACAGGTCAGCCCTGTCTGTCAGAAGTGCTGGCTGGAGCCTCATAATACCAGGAGTTAACATGTCATTGAGTGCTGCCTTGTGAGTGATGGGGAAACCGGGTGGGGCTGCTTAGGGCAGTAGTCACTTACAACTCTTTGAGCCACACGTCAGCCTTGCCCATGGAACACATAAGGAACAACCGCATGTCATTAAGAGGATTAGTGATAGATTCATCCATTGAAAGTGAAAAAGGAGGTACAGTTCTGTACTGAGGACATCCCAGGACActgtccttcctcttcccctccattCCTCACTCTTCCAAGACGCAAGATCAGACGTTCCCCCTAAAGTGCCGCGTCCTGCATCCTGCTTTTCTACCAGCTTCGTTTCGTTTGTGTTTCAGGTGGTCATGTTGGCCATGTACAACCTGTCCCTGGAGGGAAGTGGACGGCAAGGCTACTTCAGGTGGAAGGAAGATATCTGCGCTTTTATTGAGAAGCATTGGGCATTTTTACTCGGGaacaggtattttaaaaaatcttacacTTGAATGAAGATGTAAAGAACAAAGCATCCGAGACTCGGGACAGCCTAGTGCAGGCTTTTAGAGAATTATTTACTTGTGGCAGttgctgagaattttttaatCCAGAAAATGTTGTTACTTTTAAGTTAGCAGAGTGGAAGTGTTTGCAGTTACAAGTGCAGCTTTCTATACTTCTACTTCCAGAGGAAACTGTTGGTTTCTACAGAGCAAGAAGACATTTACATAGATGTTTAGAATGTTAAAAAATAGAGAGTGTGTGATTGCATGGGGCTGCTTAATAGTTGGATGAGTAACTAATTTGAGGATGGAGGGTTATGTCCTTTCAAAATCAGTGCTTTGAGGAGGTCAGCAGAAGAGAAGTAATGGCAGCTAGTAACTGCACTCACGTAAATTCCCCTTCACTAATTATTAGTATTTATCTTTATCAAGTCTAGAAACTAGAAACTGCTGTCTGCTTTTGGTATTCCGTGCTTCGCCAGGTCTGGGTACATCAGCACACTgcggttcattcattcattcctctttTCACAATGATGCTGGGTGCCTTTGCtgcccagctcccctcctccgTGACCCCTCTTTCACTCATCCGACCTAAGGACGCCAGGGCA
Above is a window of Camelus dromedarius isolate mCamDro1 chromosome 18, mCamDro1.pat, whole genome shotgun sequence DNA encoding:
- the LOC105094136 gene encoding protein PET117 homolog, mitochondrial, translating into MSRSSKVVLGLSVVLTAATVAGVHVKQRLDQQRLRDGVIRDIERQNRKKENIRLLGEQIILTEQLEAEREKMVLAKGSQKT